A region from the Rufibacter sp. DG15C genome encodes:
- a CDS encoding restriction endonuclease, whose amino-acid sequence MKKNKQDIYITKSSGESALFSYHKLKRSLAAAGATQPVIEDIIAQVENDLYQGISTKLIYKKAFSLLKRRPGALAARYKLKSAIMELGPAGFAFERFVGALFQYKGYQVVVSRILQGRCVPHEVDVIATKGLEQLFIECKFHNLPNYQCDVKIPLYVHSRFKDIEEEQRKKPGNKNLSYQGWIVTNTRFSVDATTYGTCAGLQLLSWNYPEGRGLKELVEQSGIHPITSLTSLTHAEKQHLLEDKVVLCKELCQAPALLEDLGIGSDRLKRILREAHDLCDQ is encoded by the coding sequence ATGAAAAAGAACAAGCAAGACATCTACATCACCAAATCCTCTGGAGAATCTGCTCTCTTCTCTTACCACAAACTTAAACGGTCTCTGGCAGCGGCGGGTGCCACCCAACCCGTGATAGAGGACATCATTGCCCAGGTAGAGAATGACTTGTACCAAGGCATCTCCACCAAACTCATCTACAAGAAAGCCTTTAGCTTGTTAAAACGAAGACCTGGTGCTCTAGCGGCCCGCTACAAACTCAAGTCAGCTATCATGGAACTGGGCCCGGCGGGTTTTGCTTTTGAGCGTTTTGTGGGTGCGCTATTCCAATACAAGGGCTACCAGGTGGTGGTAAGCAGGATCTTGCAAGGCCGCTGTGTGCCCCATGAAGTGGATGTGATTGCCACCAAAGGCTTGGAGCAGCTCTTCATTGAGTGCAAGTTCCATAACCTACCCAACTACCAATGTGACGTCAAGATCCCTTTGTATGTGCATTCCAGGTTCAAAGACATTGAAGAAGAGCAGCGCAAAAAACCTGGTAACAAAAACCTTTCCTACCAAGGCTGGATTGTCACCAATACCCGCTTCTCTGTTGACGCCACCACCTATGGTACTTGTGCCGGCCTTCAGTTGCTGAGTTGGAACTACCCAGAAGGCCGCGGCCTCAAAGAGTTGGTGGAGCAAAGCGGCATTCATCCCATTACCAGCCTCACCTCCCTCACCCACGCCGAAAAACAGCACCTGCTGGAAGACAAAGTGGTCCTCTGCAAAGAATTATGCCAAGCGCCTGCCCTGTTAGAAGACCTGGGCATTGGCAGTGATCGTCTGAAACGCATTTTGCGGGAAGCCCATGACTTATGTGACCAATAA
- a CDS encoding cation-translocating P-type ATPase produces MKETATVPLFPVAPHAASPQELAHELQSHLQHGLAANEIPERQQKWGRNQLAQQKKKSLFFLFLRQFSSPITYLLLAAATLSFLFREWLDGAAILIVTFINAGIGFFMEFNAGKSMEALRQMALVPAKVIRDGQVQEISSEDVVPGDVLLLEAGDLVPADARLFMVVQLEINESALTGESLPVSKQEDVLSTQIPTVEKTNMVFKGSYVTKGNAHALVTGIGSHTELGQVATLLQTADQGITPLEIKLEVFSHKLLKVTIVLCIIVIVAGLWQDRSWTDSLGTAIALAVAAIPEGLSIVVTLALAQGMLRMAKYQVIVKKLSAVETLGGTNVICTDKTGTLTKNEIEVNTLLIPGMHEPVKAEALLHQQLPASSSDYLHSGQDDNVHHILRAAVLCNTAYYTGTGPQAKGVGDPVEVGLLKFAQSTGIELEKLRQQFPKMAEESFTSETKVMGTLHQLPTVAILYAKGALEELLLQCTQILQDGKISVLTPEKKTYWKEQETNMAQQGQKVLAFAYKETAFTHTLSMDGLIFLGLAGLLDPPREDVKNALAECRSAGICVKMITGDHPSTARNIAAQVGITNGQTDSIPVVHGAQMPGYAALTTAQKQQWLEAPIFARVSPKQKLDLVALLQANQMVVGMTGDGVNDAPALQKADIGIAMGIRGTQVAQEAADMVLKDDSFSSIVLAIKQGRIIFDNIRKFVVFMLSCNLSELLVVTMISLLAFQFQLLPIQILFINLITDVLPALALGAGPGNPDIMLQKPRHLEEPILQHAHWVSLVAYAAIIAMCVLGAVSFGHQIVYENSGAEAAHANNILFLTLILCQLWHVFNMGNKNISFLKNEVVTNPYVWYALLACGLILLLVFLVPPLAAALAISPINLLDVGVSFAFSLLSFFLIFLLRKGNVIL; encoded by the coding sequence GACAGCAAAAGTGGGGAAGAAATCAGCTAGCGCAACAGAAAAAAAAGAGCCTGTTTTTCCTGTTCCTTCGGCAGTTCAGTAGCCCTATCACCTACCTTCTGTTGGCGGCGGCTACGCTGTCATTTTTGTTTAGAGAATGGCTGGACGGCGCGGCCATTTTGATAGTCACCTTCATTAACGCGGGCATTGGTTTTTTCATGGAGTTCAACGCGGGCAAGTCCATGGAAGCGCTCCGCCAGATGGCCTTGGTGCCCGCCAAAGTCATACGGGACGGACAAGTGCAGGAAATCTCTTCAGAAGACGTGGTACCCGGGGATGTGCTCTTATTGGAGGCCGGCGACCTAGTGCCCGCCGATGCCCGCCTCTTCATGGTCGTGCAATTAGAAATCAATGAGTCGGCGCTTACGGGTGAGTCTTTGCCAGTTAGTAAACAGGAGGATGTCCTCTCAACTCAGATTCCAACGGTAGAAAAAACCAACATGGTCTTTAAGGGAAGTTACGTGACCAAAGGCAATGCGCACGCCTTGGTGACGGGCATTGGCTCCCATACCGAACTAGGGCAAGTGGCCACTCTCCTTCAGACCGCAGACCAAGGCATTACGCCTCTAGAAATAAAACTAGAGGTGTTTAGTCACAAACTCTTAAAGGTGACCATCGTGCTTTGCATCATAGTCATAGTAGCTGGCTTATGGCAAGACCGCTCCTGGACAGACAGCCTGGGCACCGCCATTGCGTTGGCGGTGGCAGCCATCCCAGAAGGTTTGAGCATTGTGGTGACGCTGGCTTTGGCGCAGGGAATGCTCAGGATGGCCAAGTACCAGGTCATCGTCAAGAAACTGTCGGCGGTAGAGACGCTGGGCGGCACCAATGTCATCTGCACGGACAAGACCGGCACGCTCACAAAAAACGAAATAGAAGTCAACACCTTGCTGATACCAGGCATGCATGAACCTGTGAAGGCAGAGGCACTCCTTCATCAGCAATTGCCAGCGTCTTCTTCCGATTATTTGCACTCAGGCCAAGATGACAATGTGCACCATATTCTGCGGGCCGCGGTGCTTTGCAATACCGCCTATTACACTGGAACGGGCCCGCAAGCAAAAGGCGTAGGCGATCCGGTGGAGGTGGGCTTGTTAAAGTTTGCCCAATCCACAGGCATTGAATTGGAGAAACTCAGGCAACAGTTTCCCAAAATGGCAGAAGAATCCTTCACCTCAGAAACCAAAGTGATGGGGACCCTGCACCAACTACCTACCGTTGCCATTCTCTACGCCAAAGGCGCCTTGGAGGAGTTGTTGTTGCAGTGCACGCAGATATTGCAAGACGGCAAAATTTCAGTGTTAACGCCAGAAAAGAAAACCTACTGGAAGGAGCAAGAAACCAATATGGCGCAGCAAGGACAAAAAGTACTGGCCTTCGCTTACAAAGAAACAGCCTTTACCCATACCTTGTCCATGGACGGGCTGATTTTCCTGGGTTTGGCAGGCTTGCTGGACCCGCCCCGGGAAGATGTAAAAAACGCCCTAGCCGAGTGCCGCAGCGCCGGCATTTGCGTGAAGATGATTACCGGAGACCATCCCTCCACGGCGCGGAACATTGCTGCCCAAGTGGGCATCACTAATGGGCAGACAGATTCCATTCCTGTGGTGCACGGCGCGCAAATGCCGGGGTATGCTGCCTTGACAACCGCTCAAAAACAGCAGTGGCTGGAGGCACCCATTTTTGCCAGGGTAAGCCCAAAGCAGAAGCTAGATTTAGTGGCCTTGCTACAAGCCAACCAAATGGTAGTGGGCATGACCGGCGATGGAGTGAATGATGCCCCTGCCCTACAAAAGGCCGACATTGGCATTGCCATGGGCATACGGGGCACCCAGGTAGCCCAAGAGGCCGCTGACATGGTGCTCAAAGACGATTCCTTCTCCTCTATTGTGCTGGCTATAAAACAAGGGCGCATCATCTTTGACAACATCAGGAAATTCGTGGTTTTCATGTTGTCCTGTAACTTAAGCGAGTTGCTGGTGGTGACCATGATCTCTTTGCTGGCCTTTCAGTTTCAATTGCTTCCCATCCAGATTCTGTTCATCAATTTAATCACAGATGTGTTACCAGCTTTGGCATTGGGGGCCGGGCCCGGCAACCCTGACATCATGCTACAGAAACCCAGACATTTAGAGGAACCAATCCTACAGCATGCCCATTGGGTTTCTTTGGTGGCATATGCAGCGATCATTGCCATGTGCGTGTTAGGGGCAGTTTCTTTTGGCCACCAGATCGTGTATGAAAACAGCGGCGCAGAGGCAGCCCACGCTAACAACATTCTCTTCCTCACCTTGATTCTGTGCCAGTTGTGGCATGTGTTCAACATGGGCAACAAGAACATCTCCTTCCTAAAAAATGAGGTAGTGACCAATCCTTATGTGTGGTATGCACTATTGGCTTGCGGCCTCATTTTACTGTTGGTCTTCTTGGTGCCACCTTTGGCAGCGGCCTTGGCTATTTCACCCATCAACCTACTGGATGTGGGCGTGTCCTTTGCCTTCAGCCTCTTGTCCTTCTTCCTTATTTTCTTGTTAAGAAAGGGGAATGTCATTTTGTAA